CATCAATCAGGAGTATTTTTTTGCTCATGGAGACCTCTTAATATTATTCAGTTCAACCCTTAATGCCGGTTCCGCCGGGTGTAATGGGTGTGGAGCAGATCATGGGCGGTATGGCTTCCCGGCTTTTCAAGGAATTCTTGATAGAGTTTTTGGATGGACTGGTTATGGTGTGAACACCGCTTCGGCAGTCTCTTATCAATTTTATAGATCGCTTCGGTTCTTTTCTGGATTTTTTCCGGTGTACTGGGCTGGGGCTGGCCACCGCCGTTAATACATCCGTTGGGGCAAGCCATCACTTCGATGAAGTGGTATTCGGATTTCCCGGCCTGCATATCTTTCAACAGGACATCAATATTTTTCAATCCGCTCACGGCGGCGACTTTCAGCTTGATTCCATTGATTTCCACGGTGGATTCCTTGACACCCTGGAGTCCGCGAATAGGTGAGAAATCAATCACCGGCATATCTTTTCCGGTCATCATGTAGTGAGCCGTCCGGAGAGCCGCTTCCATCACACCGCCGGCAGCTCCGAAAATTGCCCCGGCACCGGTGGATTCACCCAGGGGATCATCAAATCCCTCATCAGGCAGACGGGAAAAATCGAGTCCGGCCACCCGGATCATCCGGGCCAGTTCCCGGGTTGTGATCACTGCGTCCACATCCTGAAATTCTTTTCCCAGTTCCGGCCGTTGTGCCTCGAATTTCTTGGCAATACAGGGCATCACAGAGACCACAAAAATCTTTTCCGGGTTGATGCCCATTTTCCGGGCATAATAGGACTTGATCATGGCACCTTCCATTTCGTGGGGAGATTTACAGCTGGACAGGTGATCCATGAGGTCCGGATAGAAGTGTTCCAGATATTTCACCCAGCCCGGACTGCAGGATGTGATCATGGGCAGGGTTTTCTTCTGTGTAATCCGCTCAATCAGTTCATTGGCTTCTTCCATAATGGTCAGATCAGCGGCAAAGTTGGTATCAAATACCGTATCCACGCCCATACGCCGAAGGGCTGCCACAATTTTACCGGTGACAATTTCACCGGGTTGGAGTCCGAATTCCTCACCGATGGCCACACGGACCGCCGGGGCAATCTGGGCCACAACCAGTTTGTCTGTATTGTTGATGGCTTCCCAGACCCGTTTCTGATCACTCTTTTCACGAAGGGCACCCACCGGGCAGTGAACAATACACTGGCCGCAATACACACAGGCCACCGTATTCAGACTCCGGTCCATGGCCGGGGCAACGGTGCTGTTGAATCCACGGTTGATCAGGTCGATGGCTCCCACATTCTGCATTTCATGACAGACCCTCACACAGCGTCCGCAGAGAATACACTTTTCAGGGTCCCGCTCAATCGAAGGACTTGCCAGGTCCAGTTTCCCTTTTCGGCGCTGTCCCACATAGCGGTAACTCCGGACCCCGTATTCCGCTGCCAGGGACTGTAAATCACAGTTCCCGTTCCGGATACAAACCAGGCAGTCCTGGGGATGATTGGCCAGCAGCAGTTCGATAATGGTTTTACGGGCCCGGCGGACTTCCGGCGAGTTGGTTTTCACTTTCATGCCGTCATAGACCGGAAAGGCGCAGGAAGGCACCAGACGCCCCTGATCTTCCACTTCCACCATGCACATCCGGCAGGACCCAGTGGGAGAAAAACCTTTCAGGTAACAGAGGGTGGGAATACGAATGCCTTCCCGCTCTGCGACTTCCAGAACCGTCTCACCGGGGTTTGCCCAAACTTCAATATTGTTAATGGTAATATTCATGTGCTTCCCTGATTTTTTTATTCCACATAAATGGCGTTAAAATTACAGTTCATCATACACTGGCCACAGCGTGTACATTTGTCGCTGATGATGTAATGGGCTTTTTTCCGTTCACCCACGATGGCATCGACAGGACACTTGATCGCACAGAGGGTACAGCCGGTACATTTATCGGTATCGATTTTATAGGTCAAAAGCTCTTTGCACACACCGGCGGGACATTTTCGTTCATAGAGATGTGCTTCATATTCATCCCGAAAATAGTGAAGTGTGCTGAGTACGGGATTTGCCGCCGTCTGTCCCAATCCGCACAGGGATGTGGTGGTAATCACCTTTGCCAGCCGTTCCAGGTAGACCATCCCCTGAAAGCGGAGGAGGGCTTCTTCCGGATCATTTTCATTTTTATAGCTCCGGGTCAGCCGTTCCAGGGTTTCATAGAGCCGTTTGGTCCCTTCCCGGCAGGGGATACATTTCCCGCAGGATTCAGACATGATGAAGGTCATAAAATATTTGGCCAGATCAACCATACAGGTCGTTTCGTCCATGACCACCAGTCCGCCGGAGCCCATCATGGCACCGATTTCCTTCAGGTTTTCATAGTCGATAGCCGTATCGATGACGGATTCAGGGAGGGCACCTCCGGACGGTCCGCCGATTTGCACAGCCTTGAACCGCCGTCCGTCCGGAATGCCGCCGCCCACATCAAAGACGATCTGCCGAAGGGTGGTACCCATGGGGACTTCCACCAGGCCCACATTTTTCACCTTGCCTGACAGGGCAAAAATCTTTGTCCCCTTGGAGGTGGCGGTCCCGATGGACGCATACCAGTCCGCCCCCCGGCGGATAATGACCGGTACATTGGCAAAGGTTTCCACATTGTTGATCACCGTCGGTTTACCCCACAGACCTTCGGTTGTGGGATAAGGGGGACGGGGCCGGG
This window of the Candidatus Neomarinimicrobiota bacterium genome carries:
- a CDS encoding NADH-dependent [FeFe] hydrogenase, group A6 — translated: MNITINNIEVWANPGETVLEVAEREGIRIPTLCYLKGFSPTGSCRMCMVEVEDQGRLVPSCAFPVYDGMKVKTNSPEVRRARKTIIELLLANHPQDCLVCIRNGNCDLQSLAAEYGVRSYRYVGQRRKGKLDLASPSIERDPEKCILCGRCVRVCHEMQNVGAIDLINRGFNSTVAPAMDRSLNTVACVYCGQCIVHCPVGALREKSDQKRVWEAINNTDKLVVAQIAPAVRVAIGEEFGLQPGEIVTGKIVAALRRMGVDTVFDTNFAADLTIMEEANELIERITQKKTLPMITSCSPGWVKYLEHFYPDLMDHLSSCKSPHEMEGAMIKSYYARKMGINPEKIFVVSVMPCIAKKFEAQRPELGKEFQDVDAVITTRELARMIRVAGLDFSRLPDEGFDDPLGESTGAGAIFGAAGGVMEAALRTAHYMMTGKDMPVIDFSPIRGLQGVKESTVEINGIKLKVAAVSGLKNIDVLLKDMQAGKSEYHFIEVMACPNGCINGGGQPQPSTPEKIQKRTEAIYKIDKRLPKRCSHHNQSIQKLYQEFLEKPGSHTAHDLLHTHYTRRNRH